Proteins from one Oncorhynchus gorbuscha isolate QuinsamMale2020 ecotype Even-year linkage group LG18, OgorEven_v1.0, whole genome shotgun sequence genomic window:
- the LOC124002383 gene encoding ubiquitin-associated protein 2-like isoform X1 gives MMTSLGGDKARGTRDKALPAATHATQPQKQLQATAEQIRLAQMIYDKNDAEFEDKVNQLMEVTGKIQDECMVALHDCNEDVNRAINFLLESTSDTTSWETVGKKKPLAKDGPTEGKENREKRGGEREGSRGRGGSNRRGRGASNRSRQVERVRPEENGVEAVPGPLDRVSERGRRGGRGGRGECQLVALSHMFQSTLPVGSGGRGRGRAPVGSRFSAQGMGTFNPADYTPEQGTGTTQGDAWESGANNSNSTDGTVAWRSTLEDWAAEDWSEEMSLSETKVFTASSAPAPQNHLTPGQSLDLPSLLQKPVGEGRGGGGDAPSTQSLVFTNSHHHSPRNGSAIGTGSTSYAHAALSSVLGAGFGDLGQSKRSQSSPGAQILEQLKGPGLGPLPSSQAAPPPSTQGASNTSLGSRLPGLGGPAPVLPPPSTSSWDIKVPEPSATSSSHTSHFSRDFKLQPEPSLVLSQLAQRHGAPSLPIARQPSPAQSPSPIQGPPLATIGAKPAHSAGPDTQGSNSLQQHRVPQLKAQKRRIPPTSKIPSSAVEMPGSADVPGLNVQFGALDFGSEAALPDFGPVETCVTGGSRESTPAPQSQTSLYSNPLSESMSTPLSVPLPLSSSEPVYHSPSVPMPSLTPSSMGTVSSSTPSSSISSSVPSSSSTSPFVSVGRGYDCGPVAPHSHLAFSQSKEAPGPIMNGLNGVRTSAMDPSSASSTPKPESPSLSISTSSAPALMPSSIPSHSSALPSLPHDMPSASLAPLSSHGSSSHSSLTYTSVDSSVSSLAPSSGSYSSAPAQAPAQSLHQVNSGMAHIMGTMSHMNSMVSSMGGSGHHASQPLGLSANGTTAQANLSSAPRTAPLLSSSTGKAPPNLSQGVPPLLPNQYIMGPGGLLPAYPQIYGYEDLHMLQSRLPMPSLQDYYGITFPGPAALSGRDGSLANNPYSGEVTKFGRGDSTSPAPSSLSAQQQPQQGQSQGQNQAQPQPPQPQPQGQPQGHHNSQQQQAFLPPGYSYTGLPYYPGMPGAAFQYGHTMFMPQGQGPAKQHGVGLGNPSASPFQQQQPSGYGQHTFSSGYEDLTQGQAGVDYSKGYSNSSQSQAKSAATGPGKGGISVTSGNSGVPEISGSVYNKTQSFDKQGFHAGTPPPFNLPSAMGGPGGAPGGYAPAPFLHILQPAHQQPHSQMLHHHLAQDGQGGPSQRGQSSSMQQKSQVNKSSYGSSPYWGN, from the exons atgatgaCATCGTTGGGCGGCGACAAAGCCCGGGGCACTCGGGACAAAGCGCTGCCTGCTGCCACACACGCAACTCAACCACAGAAACAGCTCCAg GCGACTGCAGAGCAGATCCGACTCGCCCAGATGATCTATGACAAGAATGATGCTGAGTTTGAGGACAAAGTGAACCAG CTGATGGAGGTGACAGGAAAGATCCAGGATGAATGCATGGTAGCGCTCCACGACTGCAACGAAGATGTCAACAGAGCCATCAACTTCCTCCTTGAGAGCACCTCTGATACG acctcaTGGGAGACAGTTGGGAAGAAGAAACCCCTAGCGAAGGACGGCCCGACAGAGGGCAAGGAGAAccgggagaagagaggaggagagcgagagggcagcAGGGGCCGCGGAGGGAGCAATCGGAGAGGCAGGGGGGCCAGCAACCGCAGCCGCCAGGTTGAGAGAG TGCGGCCAGAGGAAAATGGTGTGGAGGCGGTCCCTGGCCCtttggacagagtgtcagagcgAGGTCGCAGGGGGggaagagggggtagaggtgaGTGTCAATTAGTGGCACTTTCTCATATGTTCCAGTCAACACTCCCAG TCGGATCTGGAGGCAGAGGAAGGGGCAGGGCACCAGTGGGTAGCAGGTTCTCAGCCCAGGGAATGGG aaccTTTAACCCAGCAGACTACACCCCAGAACAGGGGACAGGGACCACACAAGGTGACGCTTGGGAGTCAGGGgccaacaacagcaacagcacaGACGGGACAG TGGCCTGGAGGAGTACTCTGGAAGACTGGGCTGCTGAGGACTggagcgaagagatgagt cTCTCCGAGACCAAAGTGTTCACCGCCTCAAGTGCACCTGCACCTCAGAACCACCTCACACCTGGGCAAAg TCTGGACCTGCCCTCTCTGCTGCAGAAGCCAgtgggagaaggaagaggaggaggaggggatgccCCCTCTACACAGAGCCTGGTTTTCACCAACTCCCACCATCACTCCCCCCGCAACGGGTCGGCCATTGGCACAGGCAGCACCAGCTATGCACACGCCGCCCTG TCGTCAGTGCTCGGGGCAGGTTTCGGGGACCTGGGCCAGTCTAAGAGGAGTCAGTCCAGTCCAGGGGCCCAGATCTTGGAGCAGCTGAAGGGCCCGGGCCTgggtcctctcccatcctcccaggCAGCCCCCCCTCCCAGCACTCAGGGGGCCAGTAACACCTCTCTGGGGAGTAGACTCCCAGGGCTAGGAGGACCCGCCCCTGTTCTCCCACCGCCTTCCACTTCAAGCTGGGATATCAAGGTCCCAGAGCCCAGCGCCACATCCTCCTCACACACCTCCCACTTCAGCC GGGACTTTAAGCTGCAGCCTGAGCCATCCCTGGTGCTGAGCCAGCTGGCCCAGAGACACGGCGCCCCCTCTCTGCCCATTGctcgccagcccagcccagcccaatctccctcccccatccaggGACCCCCCCTGGCCACCATCGGTGCCAAGCCTGCCCACAGCGCCGGGCCGGACACTCAAGGCAGCAACTCGCTGCAGCAGCACCGCGTTCCACAGCTAAAGGCCCAGAAACGAAGGATACCTCCCACCTCTAAG ATCCCCTCGTCGGCGGTGGAAATGCCTGGCTCTGCCGACGTGCCCGGTCTTAACGTTCAGTTCGGAGCACTGGACTTTGGCTCGGAGGCAGCCCTGCCGGACTTTGGCCCCGTGGAGACGTGTGTCACCGGGGGCTCCAGGGAGTCCACCCCggccccacagagccagaccagcCTCTATTCCAATCCCCTCAG TGAATCTATGAGCACCCCTCTTtccgtccccctccctctctcatcctctgagCCCGTCTACCACTCCCCGTCGGTGCCCATGCCCAGCCTGACCCCCTCCTCTATGGGTACAGTCAGCTCCtccactccatcctcctccatctcctcctcagtgcCCTCGTCCTCTTCCACGTCTCCCTTTGTCTCAGTGGGGAGAGGTTATGACTGTGGGCCCGTGGCCCCTCACTCACACCTGGCCTTCTCCCAGAGCAAAGAGGCACCCGGGCCAATCATG AACGGTCTGAATGGTGTGAGGACGTCTGCTATGGACC ctTCGTCAGCCTCCTCTACGCCAAAGCCGGAGTCTCCCTCTCTGAGCATCAGTACCAGCAGTGCCCCTGCCCTCATGCCCTCCTCCATACCCTCCCACAGCTCGGCACTCCCCAGTCTGCCACACGACATGCCCTCTGCCAGCCTGGCACCACTCAGCAG CCATGGCAGCAGTAGTCATTCCTCTCTCACT tatACCAGTGTAGACAGTAGTGTGAGCTCTCTGGCACCCTCGTCTGGCTCCTACTCCTCTGCCCCAGCCCAGGCCCCAGCCCAGTCACTCCACCAGGTCAACAGCGGCATGGCTCACATCATGGGCACCATGAGCCACATGAACAGCATGGTCAGTAGCATGGGTGGCAGCGGGCATCACGCCAGCCAACCACTGGGGCTCAGTGCCAACGGGACCACGGCCCAAGCGAACCTCTCCTCGGCCCCCAGGACCGCACCGCTGCTCTCCTCCTCAACTG GTAAAGCTCCTCCTAACCTGTCTCAGGGGGTTCCCCCACTACTGCCCAACCAGTACATCATGGGCCCAGGAGGCCTGCTGCCTGCCTACCCG CAGATCTACGGCTATGAGGACCTCCACATGCTACAGTCCAGACTGCCTATG CCCTCTTTGCAGGATTACTACGGAATCACATTCCCTGGTCCCGCAGCACTCTCTGGCAGAGATGGGAGCCTCGCCAATAACCCCTACTCAG GTGAAGTCACAAAGTTTGGCAGGGGTGACTCCACCTCCCCTGCGCCTAGCAGCTTGTCGGCCCAACAGCAGCCCCAACAGGGCCAGAGCCAAGGGCAGAACCAGGCCCAGCCACAAcccccccagccccagcctcaagGCCAACCCCAGGGCCACCACAACAGCCAGCAGCAGCAGGCTTTCCTCCCGCCAGGCTACAGCTACACAGGCCTGCCCTACTACCCCGGGATGCCTGGCGCTGCCTTCCAGTACGGCCACACCATGTTCATGCCCCAGGGACAGGGGCCAGCCAAGCAGCACGGTGTGGGTTTGGGAAACCCCTCAGCCAGCCCCTTCCAGCAGCAGCAACCCAGCGGCTACGGCCAGCACACCTTCAGCTCAG GGTATGAGGACCTGACCCAGGGCCAAGCAGGAGTAGACTATAGCAAGGGCTATAGCAACTCCTCCCAGAGCCAGGCCAAATCTGCTGCTACAGGCCCCGGTAAAG GCGGCATATCTGTGACGTCAGGCAACTCCGGGGTCCCAGAAATCAGTGGAAGTGTTTACAACAAGACCCAG TCCTTTGATAAGCAGGGTTTCCATGCGGGGACTCCCCCTCCTTTCAACCTGCCTTCGGCTATGGGGGGTCCTGGAGGGGCCCCGGGTGGCTACGCTCCCGCCCCCTTCCTCCACATCCTGCAGCCTGCCCACCAGCAACCCCACTCTCAGATGCTGCACCATCATCTGGCCCAGGACGGACAG GGAGGTCCTAGCCAGCGAGGCCAGTCTAGCAGCATGCAGCAGAAGAGCCAGGTCAACAAGTCCAGCTACGGCAGCTCCCCATACTGGGGCAACTGA
- the LOC124002383 gene encoding ubiquitin-associated protein 2-like isoform X2: MMTSLGGDKARGTRDKALPAATHATQPQKQLQATAEQIRLAQMIYDKNDAEFEDKVNQLMEVTGKIQDECMVALHDCNEDVNRAINFLLESTSDTTSWETVGKKKPLAKDGPTEGKENREKRGGEREGSRGRGGSNRRGRGASNRSRQVERVRPEENGVEAVPGPLDRVSERGRRGGRGGRVGSGGRGRGRAPVGSRFSAQGMGTFNPADYTPEQGTGTTQGDAWESGANNSNSTDGTVAWRSTLEDWAAEDWSEEMSLSETKVFTASSAPAPQNHLTPGQSLDLPSLLQKPVGEGRGGGGDAPSTQSLVFTNSHHHSPRNGSAIGTGSTSYAHAALSSVLGAGFGDLGQSKRSQSSPGAQILEQLKGPGLGPLPSSQAAPPPSTQGASNTSLGSRLPGLGGPAPVLPPPSTSSWDIKVPEPSATSSSHTSHFSRDFKLQPEPSLVLSQLAQRHGAPSLPIARQPSPAQSPSPIQGPPLATIGAKPAHSAGPDTQGSNSLQQHRVPQLKAQKRRIPPTSKIPSSAVEMPGSADVPGLNVQFGALDFGSEAALPDFGPVETCVTGGSRESTPAPQSQTSLYSNPLSESMSTPLSVPLPLSSSEPVYHSPSVPMPSLTPSSMGTVSSSTPSSSISSSVPSSSSTSPFVSVGRGYDCGPVAPHSHLAFSQSKEAPGPIMNGLNGVRTSAMDPSSASSTPKPESPSLSISTSSAPALMPSSIPSHSSALPSLPHDMPSASLAPLSSHGSSSHSSLTYTSVDSSVSSLAPSSGSYSSAPAQAPAQSLHQVNSGMAHIMGTMSHMNSMVSSMGGSGHHASQPLGLSANGTTAQANLSSAPRTAPLLSSSTGKAPPNLSQGVPPLLPNQYIMGPGGLLPAYPQIYGYEDLHMLQSRLPMPSLQDYYGITFPGPAALSGRDGSLANNPYSGEVTKFGRGDSTSPAPSSLSAQQQPQQGQSQGQNQAQPQPPQPQPQGQPQGHHNSQQQQAFLPPGYSYTGLPYYPGMPGAAFQYGHTMFMPQGQGPAKQHGVGLGNPSASPFQQQQPSGYGQHTFSSGYEDLTQGQAGVDYSKGYSNSSQSQAKSAATGPGKGGISVTSGNSGVPEISGSVYNKTQSFDKQGFHAGTPPPFNLPSAMGGPGGAPGGYAPAPFLHILQPAHQQPHSQMLHHHLAQDGQGGPSQRGQSSSMQQKSQVNKSSYGSSPYWGN, encoded by the exons atgatgaCATCGTTGGGCGGCGACAAAGCCCGGGGCACTCGGGACAAAGCGCTGCCTGCTGCCACACACGCAACTCAACCACAGAAACAGCTCCAg GCGACTGCAGAGCAGATCCGACTCGCCCAGATGATCTATGACAAGAATGATGCTGAGTTTGAGGACAAAGTGAACCAG CTGATGGAGGTGACAGGAAAGATCCAGGATGAATGCATGGTAGCGCTCCACGACTGCAACGAAGATGTCAACAGAGCCATCAACTTCCTCCTTGAGAGCACCTCTGATACG acctcaTGGGAGACAGTTGGGAAGAAGAAACCCCTAGCGAAGGACGGCCCGACAGAGGGCAAGGAGAAccgggagaagagaggaggagagcgagagggcagcAGGGGCCGCGGAGGGAGCAATCGGAGAGGCAGGGGGGCCAGCAACCGCAGCCGCCAGGTTGAGAGAG TGCGGCCAGAGGAAAATGGTGTGGAGGCGGTCCCTGGCCCtttggacagagtgtcagagcgAGGTCGCAGGGGGggaagagggggtagag TCGGATCTGGAGGCAGAGGAAGGGGCAGGGCACCAGTGGGTAGCAGGTTCTCAGCCCAGGGAATGGG aaccTTTAACCCAGCAGACTACACCCCAGAACAGGGGACAGGGACCACACAAGGTGACGCTTGGGAGTCAGGGgccaacaacagcaacagcacaGACGGGACAG TGGCCTGGAGGAGTACTCTGGAAGACTGGGCTGCTGAGGACTggagcgaagagatgagt cTCTCCGAGACCAAAGTGTTCACCGCCTCAAGTGCACCTGCACCTCAGAACCACCTCACACCTGGGCAAAg TCTGGACCTGCCCTCTCTGCTGCAGAAGCCAgtgggagaaggaagaggaggaggaggggatgccCCCTCTACACAGAGCCTGGTTTTCACCAACTCCCACCATCACTCCCCCCGCAACGGGTCGGCCATTGGCACAGGCAGCACCAGCTATGCACACGCCGCCCTG TCGTCAGTGCTCGGGGCAGGTTTCGGGGACCTGGGCCAGTCTAAGAGGAGTCAGTCCAGTCCAGGGGCCCAGATCTTGGAGCAGCTGAAGGGCCCGGGCCTgggtcctctcccatcctcccaggCAGCCCCCCCTCCCAGCACTCAGGGGGCCAGTAACACCTCTCTGGGGAGTAGACTCCCAGGGCTAGGAGGACCCGCCCCTGTTCTCCCACCGCCTTCCACTTCAAGCTGGGATATCAAGGTCCCAGAGCCCAGCGCCACATCCTCCTCACACACCTCCCACTTCAGCC GGGACTTTAAGCTGCAGCCTGAGCCATCCCTGGTGCTGAGCCAGCTGGCCCAGAGACACGGCGCCCCCTCTCTGCCCATTGctcgccagcccagcccagcccaatctccctcccccatccaggGACCCCCCCTGGCCACCATCGGTGCCAAGCCTGCCCACAGCGCCGGGCCGGACACTCAAGGCAGCAACTCGCTGCAGCAGCACCGCGTTCCACAGCTAAAGGCCCAGAAACGAAGGATACCTCCCACCTCTAAG ATCCCCTCGTCGGCGGTGGAAATGCCTGGCTCTGCCGACGTGCCCGGTCTTAACGTTCAGTTCGGAGCACTGGACTTTGGCTCGGAGGCAGCCCTGCCGGACTTTGGCCCCGTGGAGACGTGTGTCACCGGGGGCTCCAGGGAGTCCACCCCggccccacagagccagaccagcCTCTATTCCAATCCCCTCAG TGAATCTATGAGCACCCCTCTTtccgtccccctccctctctcatcctctgagCCCGTCTACCACTCCCCGTCGGTGCCCATGCCCAGCCTGACCCCCTCCTCTATGGGTACAGTCAGCTCCtccactccatcctcctccatctcctcctcagtgcCCTCGTCCTCTTCCACGTCTCCCTTTGTCTCAGTGGGGAGAGGTTATGACTGTGGGCCCGTGGCCCCTCACTCACACCTGGCCTTCTCCCAGAGCAAAGAGGCACCCGGGCCAATCATG AACGGTCTGAATGGTGTGAGGACGTCTGCTATGGACC ctTCGTCAGCCTCCTCTACGCCAAAGCCGGAGTCTCCCTCTCTGAGCATCAGTACCAGCAGTGCCCCTGCCCTCATGCCCTCCTCCATACCCTCCCACAGCTCGGCACTCCCCAGTCTGCCACACGACATGCCCTCTGCCAGCCTGGCACCACTCAGCAG CCATGGCAGCAGTAGTCATTCCTCTCTCACT tatACCAGTGTAGACAGTAGTGTGAGCTCTCTGGCACCCTCGTCTGGCTCCTACTCCTCTGCCCCAGCCCAGGCCCCAGCCCAGTCACTCCACCAGGTCAACAGCGGCATGGCTCACATCATGGGCACCATGAGCCACATGAACAGCATGGTCAGTAGCATGGGTGGCAGCGGGCATCACGCCAGCCAACCACTGGGGCTCAGTGCCAACGGGACCACGGCCCAAGCGAACCTCTCCTCGGCCCCCAGGACCGCACCGCTGCTCTCCTCCTCAACTG GTAAAGCTCCTCCTAACCTGTCTCAGGGGGTTCCCCCACTACTGCCCAACCAGTACATCATGGGCCCAGGAGGCCTGCTGCCTGCCTACCCG CAGATCTACGGCTATGAGGACCTCCACATGCTACAGTCCAGACTGCCTATG CCCTCTTTGCAGGATTACTACGGAATCACATTCCCTGGTCCCGCAGCACTCTCTGGCAGAGATGGGAGCCTCGCCAATAACCCCTACTCAG GTGAAGTCACAAAGTTTGGCAGGGGTGACTCCACCTCCCCTGCGCCTAGCAGCTTGTCGGCCCAACAGCAGCCCCAACAGGGCCAGAGCCAAGGGCAGAACCAGGCCCAGCCACAAcccccccagccccagcctcaagGCCAACCCCAGGGCCACCACAACAGCCAGCAGCAGCAGGCTTTCCTCCCGCCAGGCTACAGCTACACAGGCCTGCCCTACTACCCCGGGATGCCTGGCGCTGCCTTCCAGTACGGCCACACCATGTTCATGCCCCAGGGACAGGGGCCAGCCAAGCAGCACGGTGTGGGTTTGGGAAACCCCTCAGCCAGCCCCTTCCAGCAGCAGCAACCCAGCGGCTACGGCCAGCACACCTTCAGCTCAG GGTATGAGGACCTGACCCAGGGCCAAGCAGGAGTAGACTATAGCAAGGGCTATAGCAACTCCTCCCAGAGCCAGGCCAAATCTGCTGCTACAGGCCCCGGTAAAG GCGGCATATCTGTGACGTCAGGCAACTCCGGGGTCCCAGAAATCAGTGGAAGTGTTTACAACAAGACCCAG TCCTTTGATAAGCAGGGTTTCCATGCGGGGACTCCCCCTCCTTTCAACCTGCCTTCGGCTATGGGGGGTCCTGGAGGGGCCCCGGGTGGCTACGCTCCCGCCCCCTTCCTCCACATCCTGCAGCCTGCCCACCAGCAACCCCACTCTCAGATGCTGCACCATCATCTGGCCCAGGACGGACAG GGAGGTCCTAGCCAGCGAGGCCAGTCTAGCAGCATGCAGCAGAAGAGCCAGGTCAACAAGTCCAGCTACGGCAGCTCCCCATACTGGGGCAACTGA